The following proteins come from a genomic window of Methanothermobacter thermautotrophicus:
- the uvrC gene encoding excinuclease ABC subunit UvrC produces the protein MTRFKDPEKLPDATGVYIFRDRDNRVLYVGKSISIRKRVSSYFREQENPRLRIMMRHLESIEYILTENEKEALILESNLIKRYRPPYNVRLKDDKRYPFIKITDEEYPRVLIVRTIGKDSARYYGPFTDTGAVRRTLKLIKSLFRIRSCRRMDGPCLNSQIDLCYAPCDGGISREEYREIIEKVDLFFQGRYRDVIEVLEEEMREAADKLEFERAARIRDQIESIREVMERQHASFTDSIDQDIVALERDGDTSAVVVLQIRDGKITGKDDFLLRGSAPRTEILEAFLKQYYAIPRRVPSEILTQYPVEDDVIEEWLSELRGDAVRIHSPEGGAGRRLLNIAWKNASVILKQKGRVRDALLQLKDDLRLPGIPRRMEGLDISNIAGESATGSVAVFIDGKPSPGSYRRYRISTPGPDDYAMMRELVERRYSSPDLRKPDLVLIDGGKGQLGAALEALKSCGVNVPVVGIAKKREEVYLPGISGPVDVSDGALQILRHLRDEAHRFAVKYHRRIRERDSLESELDGIRGVGPARKRALLEHFGSLDGVRDATVEELASIPGMTREVAERIHRHLRGDQNG, from the coding sequence TTGACGAGGTTTAAGGATCCAGAGAAGCTTCCTGATGCCACAGGCGTCTACATATTCCGTGACAGGGACAACAGGGTCCTCTATGTTGGTAAGTCCATCTCCATAAGGAAGAGGGTCTCATCCTACTTCAGGGAACAGGAGAACCCCCGTCTGAGGATCATGATGAGGCACCTTGAGAGCATAGAGTACATCCTGACCGAAAACGAGAAGGAGGCCCTCATCCTTGAGTCCAACCTCATAAAGAGGTACAGGCCCCCCTACAATGTCCGTCTGAAGGACGATAAGAGGTACCCCTTCATCAAGATAACGGATGAGGAATACCCGCGGGTCCTCATAGTTCGAACCATAGGGAAGGACAGTGCAAGGTACTACGGGCCCTTCACAGATACCGGGGCGGTCCGGAGGACCCTGAAACTCATAAAGTCACTCTTCAGGATAAGGAGCTGCAGGAGGATGGACGGGCCATGCCTCAACAGCCAGATAGACCTATGTTACGCCCCATGTGATGGTGGGATCAGCAGGGAAGAATACAGGGAGATCATAGAGAAGGTCGACCTCTTCTTCCAGGGACGCTACAGGGACGTTATTGAGGTGCTTGAGGAGGAGATGAGGGAGGCTGCAGATAAACTTGAATTTGAGAGGGCAGCCAGGATCAGGGACCAGATAGAATCCATAAGGGAGGTCATGGAGAGACAGCACGCATCCTTCACAGACTCCATTGACCAGGATATAGTGGCCCTCGAGAGGGATGGGGATACATCAGCTGTTGTGGTCCTCCAGATACGTGACGGTAAGATCACAGGAAAGGACGACTTCCTCCTCAGGGGCTCAGCCCCCCGGACCGAAATCCTTGAGGCCTTCCTCAAGCAGTACTACGCCATACCCCGCAGGGTGCCCTCAGAGATACTCACCCAGTACCCTGTGGAGGATGATGTCATAGAGGAGTGGCTCTCTGAGCTCAGGGGGGATGCTGTGAGGATACACTCCCCTGAGGGCGGAGCCGGCCGCAGGCTCCTCAACATCGCCTGGAAGAATGCGTCGGTGATACTGAAACAGAAGGGAAGGGTCCGGGACGCCCTCCTCCAGCTCAAGGATGACCTCAGGCTCCCGGGTATACCCAGGAGAATGGAGGGCCTTGACATCTCAAACATTGCAGGTGAATCTGCAACAGGCTCGGTCGCCGTTTTCATCGATGGTAAACCATCCCCTGGATCCTACCGCAGGTACAGAATTTCAACTCCAGGGCCCGACGACTATGCAATGATGAGGGAACTCGTTGAGAGGAGGTACTCCAGCCCTGACCTCAGGAAGCCTGACCTTGTACTGATAGATGGGGGGAAGGGTCAGCTGGGGGCAGCCCTTGAGGCCCTTAAATCCTGCGGGGTTAATGTGCCGGTTGTGGGTATAGCCAAGAAGAGGGAAGAGGTCTACCTTCCAGGCATATCAGGACCCGTTGATGTATCTGATGGTGCACTGCAGATCCTCAGGCACCTGCGTGACGAGGCCCACCGGTTTGCTGTCAAGTATCACAGGAGGATAAGGGAGAGGGATTCCCTTGAATCGGAACTTGACGGTATAAGGGGTGTTGGTCCTGCAAGAAAGAGGGCCCTCCTTGAGCACTTCGGAAGCCTTGATGGTGTGAGGGATGCCACCGTGGAGGAGCTGGCCTCCATC
- the uvrB gene encoding excinuclease ABC subunit UvrB, whose translation MMKFKLVSEYRPLGDQPEAIRSLVNGIKSGMREQTLLGVTGSGKTFTVANVIAEVQKPTLVISHNKTLAAQLYEEFREFFPENAVEYFVSYYDFYQPEAYIPQTDTYIDKEASINDEIDRMRHSATQALLSRDDVIVVSSVSCIYGIGAPADYGEFTLHLEVGSSPGREEVLEGLIKMQYERNDVEFDRGQFRVRGDTLEINPVHGTPPIRIEFFGDEIDSISTVHRVTGRRIQKLDRVTIFPAKHFVIPEDRLQRAIESIEAELEERLSELKAQNKLLEAQRLEQRTRFDMEMLREMGYCQGIENYSMHLSGRKWGEKPNTLLDYFPEDFLTVIDESHVTVPQIRGMYNGDRARKDTLVEYGFRLPSARENRPLRFDEFQESVNQVIYVSATPGRYELSRSQNIVEQIIRPTGLVDPEVKIRPVKGQVDDLLSEIRRRVERGERVLVTTLTKRMAEDLTDYYSRVGVKVRYLHSEIDTLERVEIIDDLRRGEFDCLVGVNLLREGLDLPEVSLVAILDADKEGFLRSETSLIQTIGRAARNVNGEVIIYADRLTDSVMAAVETTNRRRKLQMEYNRRHGIEPRSTRRTLREKKKDPEELKVDDIPGHELEDIIRDLEVEMREAARNLEFERAARIRDQIMSLRDS comes from the coding sequence GTGATGAAGTTTAAACTGGTATCAGAGTACAGACCCCTCGGGGATCAGCCAGAGGCTATAAGGTCCCTTGTTAACGGTATAAAATCCGGGATGAGGGAGCAAACCCTCCTGGGGGTCACTGGTTCAGGCAAGACCTTCACGGTGGCCAATGTGATTGCAGAGGTCCAGAAGCCCACCCTGGTAATATCCCACAACAAGACCCTGGCGGCGCAGCTCTACGAGGAGTTCAGGGAGTTCTTCCCTGAGAACGCCGTGGAGTACTTCGTGAGCTACTATGACTTCTACCAGCCGGAGGCCTACATACCCCAGACAGACACCTACATAGACAAGGAGGCGTCCATAAACGACGAGATAGACAGGATGAGGCACTCGGCAACCCAGGCCCTCCTCTCCAGGGACGACGTCATCGTGGTGTCCAGTGTCTCCTGCATCTATGGTATAGGTGCACCGGCAGACTACGGTGAATTCACCCTCCACCTCGAGGTCGGCTCCAGCCCCGGCAGGGAGGAGGTGCTGGAGGGCCTCATCAAAATGCAGTACGAGAGAAACGATGTCGAATTTGACAGGGGACAGTTCCGGGTCCGCGGTGACACCCTGGAGATCAACCCAGTCCATGGGACACCACCCATAAGGATAGAATTCTTTGGCGATGAGATAGATTCCATATCAACTGTCCACAGGGTCACCGGCAGAAGGATACAGAAACTGGACCGTGTAACCATATTCCCGGCCAAGCACTTCGTGATACCCGAGGACAGGCTCCAGAGGGCGATAGAGTCAATAGAGGCGGAACTTGAGGAGAGATTAAGCGAACTTAAAGCCCAGAACAAACTCCTGGAGGCCCAGAGGCTGGAGCAGAGGACAAGATTCGACATGGAGATGCTGAGGGAGATGGGCTACTGCCAGGGCATAGAGAACTACTCGATGCACCTCAGCGGGAGGAAGTGGGGTGAGAAACCAAACACGCTCCTGGACTACTTCCCTGAGGACTTCCTCACAGTCATAGACGAGTCCCATGTGACTGTACCCCAGATAAGGGGCATGTACAACGGTGACCGGGCAAGGAAGGACACCCTGGTGGAGTACGGCTTCAGACTACCCAGCGCCAGGGAGAACAGACCACTACGCTTCGACGAGTTCCAGGAGAGCGTGAACCAGGTGATCTATGTCTCTGCAACCCCTGGAAGGTATGAGCTCTCAAGGAGCCAGAACATCGTCGAACAGATCATAAGGCCCACCGGCCTGGTGGACCCTGAGGTCAAGATAAGGCCAGTTAAGGGGCAGGTGGATGACCTCCTCTCTGAGATAAGGAGGCGGGTTGAGCGGGGTGAGAGGGTCCTTGTAACCACCCTCACAAAGAGGATGGCCGAGGACCTCACAGACTACTACTCAAGGGTCGGTGTGAAGGTCAGGTACCTCCACTCCGAGATAGACACCCTCGAGCGTGTTGAGATCATAGACGACCTCCGGAGGGGAGAATTCGACTGCCTGGTGGGTGTTAACCTCCTCAGGGAGGGCCTGGACCTTCCGGAGGTGTCCCTGGTGGCGATACTCGATGCAGACAAGGAGGGCTTCCTGAGGTCAGAGACCTCACTTATACAGACAATCGGGAGGGCCGCCAGGAACGTTAACGGCGAGGTGATCATATACGCCGACAGGCTCACAGACTCGGTGATGGCGGCGGTTGAGACGACCAACAGGAGAAGGAAGCTGCAGATGGAGTACAACCGCAGGCACGGCATAGAACCGAGGAGTACACGGAGGACCCTCAGGGAGAAGAAGAAGGACCCTGAGGAGCTGAAGGTGGATGATATACCAGGCCATGAACTTGAGGACATAATAAGGGACCTTGAGGTAGAGATGAGGGAGGCTGCAAGGAACCTTGAATTTGAGAGGGCCGCCAGGATCAGGGACCAGATAATGTCCCTGAGGGACAGTTAA